The proteins below are encoded in one region of Streptomyces ficellus:
- a CDS encoding SDR family oxidoreductase translates to MNPPAHRGTPVAIVTGSDSGIGRATAVRLAAAGMDVGITWHTDEEGARRTAEEVRGHGRRAAVAHLDLTRLPGAAGVVDDLARELGRLDVLVNNAGTGTATPFLDITYDTVRDVLDVDLMGPFLCSQAAARRMIEQGDGGRIVNVTSVHEHQPRVGAAPYCAAKGGLGLLTQVMALELAEYGITVNAVAPGEIATPMTGQDDEDVRRQTRPGVPLGRPGDAREVAAVIAFLASEDASYVTGASWAVDGGMLRMGPMAGSHLDSDTWRRP, encoded by the coding sequence ATGAACCCGCCCGCGCACCGGGGCACCCCCGTCGCGATCGTCACCGGATCCGACTCCGGCATCGGCCGCGCGACCGCGGTCCGGCTCGCCGCCGCGGGCATGGACGTCGGCATCACCTGGCACACCGACGAGGAGGGAGCCCGGCGGACCGCCGAGGAGGTGCGCGGCCACGGGCGCCGCGCCGCCGTCGCGCACCTGGACCTGACCCGGCTGCCCGGGGCCGCCGGAGTCGTCGACGACCTCGCCCGCGAACTGGGGCGCCTCGACGTCCTGGTGAACAACGCCGGCACCGGCACGGCGACGCCCTTCCTGGACATCACGTACGACACCGTGCGGGACGTGCTCGACGTCGACCTGATGGGCCCGTTCCTCTGCTCGCAGGCCGCGGCGCGCCGCATGATCGAACAGGGCGACGGCGGACGGATCGTCAACGTGACGTCGGTGCACGAGCACCAGCCGCGCGTCGGAGCCGCCCCCTACTGCGCGGCCAAGGGCGGTCTCGGGCTGCTGACCCAGGTCATGGCGCTGGAACTGGCCGAGTACGGCATCACCGTCAACGCCGTCGCGCCCGGTGAGATCGCCACCCCGATGACGGGCCAGGACGACGAGGACGTACGCCGGCAGACCCGCCCCGGCGTGCCCCTGGGACGGCCGGGCGACGCCCGCGAGGTCGCGGCCGTCATCGCGTTCCTGGCGAGCGAGGACGCCTCGTACGTCACCGGCGCGTCCTGGGCCGTGGACGGCGGCATGCTCCGCATGGGCCCGATGGCCGGCTCCCACCTCGATAGCGACACCTGGCGCCGCCCCTGA
- a CDS encoding collagen-binding domain-containing protein, whose translation MRLTGRALAPAVIPAVVCGLCAAGPHPAGAATGPAAGPAVAAAHPAAHRAPPLTGDPAAGGLAAGNPMAANHSFGVVTRRDALLAGTGAGSAVAVGGDLSIGSRYTVTTPATGGFVAPGDARPTALLVDGAVDLASSAADGVLRVAGDGYVKVGDPAGSATRATGMDGSPVKTRVVAAGAGYDTAPRVELTTAQPSSSVAPARGLVDFGTLFAGHRRRADALARCPGTVRPADPSGPGATARIRLADARTNVLRLTGTRLVDLRTLDFGNRPTATRPLVIVVDTTAENGELSWRTPAMTGVTAADAPYILWAFADATDLTLTAGGATLRGSLYAPRADLTDRNPANIEGDVVVRSLKADPHAGALHHAPFAAEPRCGTRPAPRPAPLPDAGPAGAAEPARAPEAGLRHAPGPEAEPPKASEGEPPSAPEAADPEAADPEAGPAAPDPVVPPAVTEARPAPDAPAPGTPDAPAAPAAPAAPSVTDPSPDAATGMAETGSRARLWLLGAGAALLVATGTVLTRASRRHRQDPGE comes from the coding sequence ATGCGACTGACTGGACGTGCCCTGGCTCCGGCGGTGATCCCCGCCGTGGTGTGCGGGCTGTGCGCGGCCGGCCCCCACCCGGCCGGAGCGGCGACCGGACCGGCGGCCGGACCCGCGGTCGCGGCGGCGCACCCGGCGGCGCACCGGGCACCGCCCCTGACCGGCGACCCGGCGGCGGGCGGCCTCGCGGCCGGCAACCCGATGGCCGCGAACCACAGCTTCGGGGTCGTGACACGGCGCGACGCGCTGCTGGCCGGCACCGGGGCCGGGAGCGCCGTCGCCGTGGGCGGCGACCTGTCCATCGGCTCGCGGTACACCGTGACGACGCCCGCCACGGGCGGCTTCGTGGCCCCCGGCGACGCCCGGCCCACCGCGCTCCTGGTCGACGGCGCCGTCGACCTCGCCTCCAGTGCCGCCGACGGGGTCCTGCGGGTGGCCGGCGACGGCTATGTCAAGGTCGGCGACCCGGCCGGCAGTGCCACCCGGGCCACCGGCATGGACGGCTCGCCCGTGAAGACCCGAGTGGTGGCCGCCGGGGCCGGCTACGACACGGCGCCGCGCGTCGAGCTGACCACCGCGCAGCCGTCCTCGTCGGTCGCCCCCGCGCGGGGCCTCGTCGACTTCGGCACCCTGTTCGCGGGCCACCGTCGGCGCGCCGACGCCCTCGCCCGGTGCCCCGGCACGGTACGGCCTGCCGATCCGTCCGGACCGGGCGCCACGGCACGGATCCGGCTGGCCGACGCGCGTACGAACGTGCTGCGGCTGACCGGCACGCGGCTCGTGGACCTCCGGACGCTGGACTTCGGGAACCGGCCGACCGCGACGCGGCCGCTCGTGATCGTGGTCGACACGACCGCGGAGAACGGCGAGCTGTCCTGGCGCACGCCCGCCATGACCGGTGTCACCGCCGCGGACGCGCCGTACATCCTGTGGGCCTTCGCCGACGCCACGGACCTGACGCTCACGGCGGGCGGCGCCACCCTGCGGGGATCCCTCTACGCGCCACGGGCGGACCTCACCGACCGGAACCCGGCCAACATCGAGGGCGACGTCGTGGTCCGCTCACTGAAGGCCGACCCCCACGCGGGCGCCCTCCACCACGCCCCGTTCGCGGCGGAACCGCGCTGCGGCACGCGCCCGGCGCCGCGCCCCGCGCCCTTGCCGGACGCGGGCCCTGCTGGGGCGGCCGAACCGGCACGGGCACCCGAGGCCGGGCTGCGGCACGCACCGGGCCCCGAGGCCGAACCGCCCAAGGCGTCCGAAGGCGAACCGCCATCAGCCCCGGAGGCCGCGGACCCCGAGGCCGCGGACCCCGAGGCCGGACCCGCCGCCCCGGACCCCGTCGTACCGCCGGCCGTCACCGAAGCCCGCCCGGCCCCCGACGCCCCGGCCCCCGGGACTCCCGACGCCCCCGCGGCCCCCGCGGCCCCCGCCGCGCCGTCCGTCACCGATCCCTCCCCCGACGCGGCCACCGGGATGGCGGAGACCGGGTCCCGCGCCCGCCTCTGGCTCCTGGGCGCCGGCGCCGCGCTGCTCGTCGCCACCGGGACCGTCCTCACCAGGGCGTCCCGCCGCCACCGCCAGGACCCCGGCGAGTGA
- a CDS encoding FUSC family protein, translating to MPDVSAPVIKLVRRTTEPVAAQTLRSTAAAVISYVVALTVLPAQPAPLTAPLTALLVVQVTLYSTLTTGIRRVNSVVVGVLIAIGFTALVGLTWWSLGLTIFTALIIGRYVRVNEFVPEVAISAMLVLGVSQATSAAWHRVLETLIGAGVGLLFNLLFAPPVWVQTAGASIDGLARGMGNMFRDMGAEIAEGHIPFPHAAARLHEARRLDHDIVEVDASLRQAEESLRMNPRVREGLLSRVVLRTGLDTLEICAVVLRVLTRSLTDLAKFRTEESLLPPDVSEGLRELFGHMADAIESFASLITTQVAANAEEAEERLTAALAASRVTRDRVADLLLEDVQEHPRQWQLHGALLAEIDRILDELDLDKRSERLMQELDRRSAELSERHPRLAALRRRLRDEDGAERRPGVET from the coding sequence ATGCCGGACGTATCAGCACCCGTGATCAAACTGGTGCGGCGGACCACCGAACCCGTCGCGGCCCAGACGCTGCGCTCCACCGCCGCCGCCGTCATCTCCTATGTCGTGGCCCTGACGGTCCTGCCCGCGCAACCCGCGCCGCTGACGGCGCCGCTGACCGCGCTCCTGGTCGTCCAGGTCACCCTGTACTCGACGCTCACCACCGGTATCCGGCGCGTCAACTCCGTCGTCGTCGGAGTGCTGATCGCCATCGGCTTCACGGCGCTGGTCGGGCTGACCTGGTGGAGCCTCGGGCTGACGATCTTCACCGCGCTGATCATCGGCCGTTACGTACGGGTCAACGAGTTCGTGCCCGAGGTGGCGATCAGCGCCATGCTCGTCCTCGGTGTCTCCCAGGCGACGTCGGCCGCCTGGCACCGGGTGCTGGAGACGCTGATCGGCGCCGGGGTGGGGCTGCTGTTCAACCTGCTGTTCGCTCCCCCGGTGTGGGTGCAGACGGCCGGGGCGTCCATCGACGGGCTGGCGCGCGGGATGGGCAACATGTTCCGCGACATGGGCGCGGAGATCGCCGAGGGCCACATCCCCTTCCCGCACGCCGCCGCCCGGCTGCACGAGGCGCGCCGGCTGGACCACGACATCGTGGAGGTCGACGCCTCGCTGCGGCAGGCGGAGGAGAGCCTGCGGATGAACCCGCGGGTCCGGGAGGGACTCCTGTCCCGGGTCGTCCTGCGGACCGGACTGGACACGCTGGAGATCTGCGCGGTGGTGCTGCGGGTGCTGACGCGCAGCCTGACCGACCTGGCGAAGTTCCGTACGGAGGAGTCACTGCTCCCGCCGGACGTGTCGGAGGGGCTGCGGGAGCTGTTCGGGCACATGGCGGACGCCATCGAGAGCTTCGCCTCGCTCATCACCACCCAGGTGGCCGCGAACGCCGAGGAGGCCGAGGAGCGGCTGACGGCCGCTCTGGCGGCCAGCCGGGTCACCCGCGACCGGGTGGCCGACCTGCTGCTGGAGGACGTGCAGGAGCATCCCCGGCAGTGGCAGCTGCATGGCGCGCTGCTCGCCGAGATCGACCGCATCCTGGACGAGCTGGACCTCGACAAGCGCAGCGAGCGCCTCATGCAGGAACTGGACCGCCGCTCGGCGGAACTGAGCGAGCGCCACCCGAGGCTCGCGGCGCTGCGCCGCCGGCTGCGCGACGAGGACGGCGCCGAACGCCGCCCCGGCGTGGAGACCTGA
- a CDS encoding nucleotidyltransferase family protein produces the protein MRNQPQDATQPGGLPEPPRGAAERTGPAGPTGTTGLRLAGGRAVEGEPDGALLGAPSGGGSPAGGTGGTEGAGGPGTPGGDAGTGGNPGSSHPPDRTQAILEATKQVAALLKSAGLPFALAGSVAAYAHGVPQSLQHDTDFAILREDAAAVTEALEAAGIPVRVPPEDWLIKARSHGEEIDLIFELARHPVTHELLDRAHTLPVDSVRMPVLAPTDLVGSLLAAFSEHHCDFGAVLPIARTLREKIDWELLRRESEGSPMPEAFLYLLERLNVIEPPEATP, from the coding sequence GTGAGGAACCAACCGCAAGACGCCACCCAGCCCGGCGGGCTCCCCGAGCCGCCGAGGGGCGCGGCCGAGCGCACCGGACCCGCCGGGCCGACCGGGACCACCGGATTGCGGCTGGCCGGAGGCAGAGCCGTGGAGGGCGAGCCCGACGGCGCGCTCCTCGGTGCGCCCTCGGGCGGCGGTTCGCCGGCCGGCGGCACCGGCGGAACCGAGGGCGCCGGAGGCCCCGGCACCCCGGGCGGAGACGCCGGGACCGGCGGGAACCCCGGCAGCAGCCATCCTCCGGACCGTACACAGGCCATCCTGGAGGCCACCAAGCAGGTGGCGGCGCTGCTGAAGAGCGCCGGGCTCCCCTTCGCCCTGGCGGGCAGCGTTGCGGCGTACGCGCACGGGGTGCCGCAGAGCCTCCAGCACGACACCGACTTCGCCATCCTGCGCGAGGACGCCGCGGCGGTCACCGAGGCCCTGGAGGCCGCCGGGATCCCGGTGCGGGTGCCGCCGGAGGACTGGCTGATCAAGGCGCGGAGCCACGGCGAGGAGATCGACCTGATCTTCGAGCTCGCCCGGCACCCGGTGACGCACGAGCTGCTGGACCGGGCGCACACCCTGCCGGTGGACTCGGTGCGGATGCCGGTGCTGGCACCGACCGACCTGGTGGGCAGTCTGCTGGCCGCCTTCTCCGAGCACCACTGCGACTTCGGTGCGGTCCTCCCGATCGCGCGCACGCTGCGGGAGAAGATCGACTGGGAGCTGCTGCGCCGGGAGAGCGAGGGCTCTCCCATGCCTGAGGCGTTCCTCTATCTGCTGGAGCGCCTGAACGTGATCGAGCCACCGGAGGCCACGCCATGA
- a CDS encoding catalase: MTDVSSRGPAPGDDRKVLTNRQGHPVYDNQNQRTVGARGPATLENYQFLEKISHFDRERIPERVVHARGVTAYGYFEAYGAWGDEPISRYTRAKIFQERGKRTDLAVRFSTVIGGRDSSEAARDPRGFAVKFYTEDGNWDLVGNNLGVFFIRDAIKFPDVIHALKPNPVTFEQQPRRIFDFMSQTPESMHMLVNLFSPRGIPADYRHMQGFGVNTYKWVNAEGNTVLVKYHWMPKQGVRSMTEEDAANVQAEGLGHATKDLYEAVERGDHPEWELLVQMMEDHDHPELDFDPLDDTKTWPEQDFPPKAVGRMVLDRMPENFFAENEQISFGTGVLVDGLDFSDDKMLVGRTFSYSDTQRYRVGPNYLQLPVNQAKNADVRTNQRDGLMTYQVDGQGENPDVNYEPSIRGGLREGQYPTHDEQGPEVRGRLTRKRIPRTNDYMQAGQRYLLMEQWERDDLVNNFVTLLGQCDRPVQERMVWHFLLVENELGLRVGEGLGIAPRDVAHLEPLASQDLTEEDRKRLDNLGENPPRDVEGLTMTHCVPNERHVVNR; this comes from the coding sequence GTGACCGACGTTTCGAGCCGGGGTCCCGCACCCGGCGACGACCGGAAGGTACTCACCAACCGGCAGGGCCACCCTGTCTACGACAACCAGAACCAGCGCACCGTCGGCGCCCGGGGCCCGGCGACGCTGGAGAACTACCAGTTCCTGGAGAAGATCAGCCACTTCGACCGGGAGCGCATCCCCGAGCGCGTCGTCCACGCCCGCGGGGTGACGGCCTACGGCTACTTCGAGGCGTACGGCGCGTGGGGCGACGAACCGATCAGCCGCTACACCCGCGCCAAGATCTTCCAGGAGCGGGGCAAGCGCACCGACCTGGCCGTGCGGTTCTCCACCGTGATCGGAGGCCGTGACTCCTCCGAGGCGGCCCGCGACCCGCGCGGTTTCGCGGTGAAGTTCTACACCGAGGACGGCAACTGGGACCTCGTCGGGAACAACCTGGGCGTCTTCTTCATCCGGGACGCGATCAAGTTCCCCGACGTGATCCACGCGCTCAAACCGAACCCGGTCACCTTCGAGCAGCAGCCGCGCCGGATCTTCGACTTCATGTCGCAGACGCCGGAGTCGATGCACATGCTGGTCAACCTGTTCAGCCCGCGCGGCATCCCGGCCGACTACCGCCACATGCAGGGATTCGGCGTCAACACCTACAAGTGGGTGAACGCCGAGGGCAACACGGTGCTGGTCAAGTACCACTGGATGCCCAAGCAGGGCGTGCGCAGCATGACCGAGGAGGACGCGGCGAACGTCCAGGCCGAGGGCCTGGGGCACGCCACGAAGGACCTGTACGAGGCGGTGGAGCGCGGCGACCACCCCGAGTGGGAGCTGCTGGTCCAGATGATGGAGGACCACGACCACCCGGAGCTGGACTTCGACCCGCTGGACGACACCAAGACCTGGCCGGAGCAGGACTTCCCGCCGAAGGCGGTCGGCCGGATGGTGCTGGACCGGATGCCGGAGAACTTCTTCGCCGAGAACGAGCAGATCTCCTTCGGCACCGGTGTGCTGGTGGACGGCCTGGACTTCTCGGACGACAAGATGCTGGTCGGCCGGACCTTCTCGTACAGCGACACCCAGCGCTACCGGGTGGGCCCGAACTACCTCCAGCTCCCGGTCAACCAGGCCAAGAACGCGGACGTGCGCACCAACCAGCGCGACGGGCTGATGACGTATCAGGTGGACGGTCAGGGTGAGAACCCGGACGTCAACTACGAGCCGTCGATCCGGGGCGGGCTGCGCGAGGGCCAGTACCCCACGCACGACGAGCAGGGCCCGGAGGTCCGGGGCCGGCTCACCCGCAAGCGCATCCCGCGCACCAACGACTACATGCAGGCCGGCCAGCGCTACCTGCTGATGGAGCAGTGGGAGCGGGACGACCTGGTGAACAACTTCGTCACCCTGCTGGGGCAGTGCGACCGGCCGGTGCAGGAGCGGATGGTCTGGCACTTCCTGCTGGTCGAGAACGAGCTGGGCCTGCGCGTCGGCGAGGGCCTCGGCATCGCCCCGCGCGACGTGGCCCACCTCGAACCCCTGGCGAGCCAGGACCTCACCGAGGAGGACCGCAAGCGGCTGGACAACCTCGGCGAGAACCCGCCACGGGACGTCGAGGGGCTGACGATGACCCACTGCGTGCCCAACGAACGGCACGTCGTGAACCGCTGA
- a CDS encoding 2'-5' RNA ligase family protein, translating into MRTVELLLDEAADLVVREAWRRLADAGLPSQARHRSPTNSPHLTLATCPELTAPIRWELAAVAAALPLPVRFSGVIRFERPVSVLAWALEPDAALTALHRQVWQAVASDGPPDSRNPLHEPGRWRPHVTLGRTRRAGAFAGRRIAELLPEPPLLARLVTLRSYDTESGALEILSPRP; encoded by the coding sequence ATGCGTACGGTCGAACTCCTGCTGGACGAGGCGGCGGACCTGGTGGTCCGGGAGGCATGGCGGCGGCTCGCGGACGCGGGGCTGCCCAGCCAGGCGCGTCACCGCAGCCCGACCAACAGTCCGCACCTGACCCTCGCCACCTGCCCCGAGCTGACCGCCCCGATCCGCTGGGAGCTCGCCGCGGTGGCCGCCGCCCTGCCGCTGCCCGTGCGGTTCAGCGGCGTGATCCGCTTCGAGAGGCCCGTCTCGGTGCTGGCGTGGGCGCTGGAGCCCGACGCTGCGCTGACCGCCCTGCACCGGCAGGTGTGGCAGGCGGTCGCCTCCGACGGCCCGCCCGACTCCCGCAACCCCCTCCACGAGCCGGGACGCTGGCGCCCGCACGTCACGCTCGGCCGGACGCGCCGCGCCGGCGCGTTCGCCGGCCGGCGGATCGCCGAGCTGCTGCCGGAACCCCCGCTCCTCGCCCGGCTCGTCACCCTGCGCAGCTACGACACGGAGAGCGGAGCACTGGAAATTCTGTCCCCCCGCCCGTAG
- a CDS encoding aminotransferase class I/II-fold pyridoxal phosphate-dependent enzyme: MDHSQAPVLDALAAYHSEKQTPFTPPGHKQGLGADPRVRAVLGDAVFRSDVLAISGLDDRMSSRGVLAKAQELMADAVGAEHTFFSTCGSSLSVKAAMLSVAGPHEKLLVGRDAHKSVVSGLVLAGIVPVWVDPQWDAERHLAHPPSAEAFRAAFAEHPDARGALVTTPTPYGTCSDLPAIARTCHDHGVPLIVDEAWGAHLPFHPELPTWAMDAGADVCVTSVHKMGSGLEQGSVFHLQGDLINPDVLKNREDLLGTTSPSVLLYAALDGWRRQMVQHGHALYDDALALAKSVRARIAEIDGMHVHGRDDFCGPGRAADLDPLQVIVDISRLGTTGYRIADWIREHHHVNLHLSDHRRTSAQLTHADDERTADVLITALRDAAAHAGELRPATPVGIPDPADLRLEQVVLPRDAFFGRVEQVPWEEAAGRVTAEMLTPYPPGIPAALPGERLNSAVLHYLRSGVEAGMVVPDAADTQVKTIRVSVED, from the coding sequence ATGGACCATTCACAGGCACCCGTGCTCGACGCCCTGGCCGCGTACCACTCCGAGAAGCAGACCCCCTTCACCCCGCCCGGCCACAAGCAGGGCCTCGGGGCCGACCCGCGGGTACGCGCCGTCCTCGGCGACGCGGTCTTCCGCTCGGACGTGCTCGCCATCAGCGGCCTGGACGACCGGATGTCCTCCCGGGGCGTCCTCGCCAAGGCGCAGGAGCTGATGGCCGACGCCGTGGGGGCGGAGCACACGTTCTTCTCCACCTGCGGCAGCTCCCTGTCCGTCAAGGCGGCGATGCTGTCCGTCGCCGGACCGCACGAGAAGCTCCTCGTCGGGCGTGACGCCCACAAGTCGGTGGTGTCCGGGCTGGTCCTCGCCGGAATCGTGCCCGTCTGGGTGGACCCGCAGTGGGACGCCGAACGCCACCTCGCCCACCCGCCGTCCGCCGAGGCGTTCCGGGCCGCCTTCGCCGAGCACCCCGACGCCCGCGGCGCCCTGGTCACCACGCCCACGCCCTACGGCACCTGCTCGGACCTGCCCGCCATCGCCCGGACGTGCCACGACCACGGCGTGCCGCTCATCGTCGACGAGGCCTGGGGCGCCCACCTGCCGTTCCACCCCGAGCTGCCGACCTGGGCCATGGACGCCGGGGCCGACGTCTGCGTCACCTCCGTCCACAAGATGGGCTCCGGCCTCGAACAGGGCTCGGTCTTCCATCTCCAGGGCGACCTGATCAACCCCGACGTCCTCAAGAACCGCGAGGACCTGCTGGGCACCACCAGCCCCTCCGTGCTCCTCTACGCCGCCCTCGACGGCTGGCGCCGCCAGATGGTCCAGCACGGCCACGCCCTGTACGACGACGCGCTGGCCCTCGCCAAGTCGGTACGGGCCCGCATCGCCGAGATCGACGGCATGCACGTCCACGGGCGGGACGACTTCTGCGGCCCCGGCCGCGCGGCGGACCTCGACCCGCTCCAGGTCATCGTCGACATCTCCCGACTCGGTACGACCGGCTACCGGATCGCCGACTGGATCCGCGAGCACCATCACGTCAACCTGCACCTGTCCGACCACCGCCGCACCAGCGCCCAGCTCACCCACGCCGACGACGAGCGCACCGCCGACGTGCTGATCACCGCGCTGCGCGACGCCGCCGCCCACGCGGGCGAACTGCGCCCGGCCACCCCCGTCGGGATCCCCGACCCGGCCGACCTGCGCCTGGAGCAGGTCGTGCTGCCGCGCGACGCGTTCTTCGGGCGGGTCGAGCAGGTGCCGTGGGAGGAGGCCGCAGGCCGTGTCACCGCCGAGATGCTCACCCCCTACCCGCCCGGCATCCCCGCCGCCCTGCCGGGGGAGAGGCTCAACTCGGCGGTCCTGCACTACCTCCGCAGCGGCGTCGAGGCCGGCATGGTCGTCCCCGACGCGGCCGACACCCAGGTCAAGACGATCCGGGTGAGCGTCGAGGACTGA
- a CDS encoding amidohydrolase produces MSATPTEEALVPQDAQLVYDRIRQEVGARAGRLWDVSLALHRAPETAFEEREAARLLSGELEREGFGVERGVAGLPTAFTGRAGNGDGPCVALLMEYDALPRLGHACGHNLIAAAGLGAALAVRGALGEVPGSLLAVGTPAEERGGGKVVQVDAGLFEGVDAALMFHPGVHSWSWAPLTASAQIRVAFHGRAAHPTGNPTEGVDALGALIQLFNTLGVLDRRLPAGSHVQGIVTDGGRATNIVPEYAEGLFGLRGATTAALEDLVEELRRCAEGVALATRTRVEVTGVGGRYEHFRASDVLSELFAGHLERAGVALSEPVPGVYLGSSDIGNVSTRVPAIHPFVAIMGSEASDHTPEFAEAAAGPEGRRVMLAAAEALACTAADVLLRRDVSERAWAGHREKAAAGL; encoded by the coding sequence GTGTCCGCAACCCCGACGGAGGAGGCCCTCGTGCCGCAGGACGCGCAGCTCGTGTACGACCGGATCAGGCAGGAGGTCGGCGCGCGCGCCGGGCGGCTGTGGGACGTGAGTCTCGCGCTGCACCGCGCGCCGGAGACGGCGTTCGAGGAGCGGGAGGCGGCGCGGCTGCTCTCCGGGGAGCTGGAGCGGGAGGGCTTCGGCGTGGAGCGGGGCGTGGCGGGTCTGCCGACCGCGTTCACCGGCCGCGCCGGGAACGGCGACGGGCCGTGCGTGGCCCTGCTGATGGAGTACGACGCGCTGCCGCGGCTGGGCCACGCGTGCGGGCACAACCTGATCGCCGCCGCCGGGCTGGGCGCGGCGCTCGCGGTGCGCGGAGCGCTCGGTGAGGTGCCGGGCTCGCTGCTGGCGGTCGGTACTCCGGCGGAGGAGCGCGGCGGCGGCAAGGTGGTGCAGGTGGACGCGGGCCTGTTCGAAGGGGTGGACGCGGCGCTGATGTTCCACCCGGGCGTCCACAGCTGGTCGTGGGCGCCGCTGACGGCCAGCGCGCAGATCCGCGTCGCGTTCCACGGGCGGGCCGCGCACCCGACGGGCAACCCCACGGAGGGCGTCGACGCCCTGGGCGCGCTGATCCAGCTGTTCAACACCCTGGGCGTGCTGGACCGGCGGCTGCCGGCCGGTTCGCACGTCCAGGGCATCGTCACGGACGGCGGCCGGGCCACCAACATCGTCCCCGAGTACGCGGAGGGCCTGTTCGGGCTGCGCGGGGCGACGACGGCCGCGCTGGAGGACCTGGTGGAGGAGCTGCGCCGGTGCGCGGAGGGCGTGGCGCTCGCCACCCGGACCCGGGTGGAGGTGACCGGCGTGGGCGGGCGCTACGAGCACTTCCGTGCCAGCGACGTGCTGTCGGAGCTGTTCGCCGGCCATCTGGAGCGGGCGGGTGTCGCGCTGTCGGAGCCGGTGCCGGGCGTGTACCTGGGGTCCTCGGACATCGGCAACGTGAGCACGAGGGTGCCGGCGATCCACCCCTTCGTCGCCATCATGGGCTCGGAGGCGTCGGATCACACGCCGGAGTTCGCCGAGGCGGCGGCGGGGCCGGAGGGGCGCCGGGTGATGCTGGCGGCGGCGGAGGCGCTGGCCTGCACGGCGGCCGATGTGCTGCTGCGCCGTGATGTGTCCGAGCGGGCGTGGGCGGGCCACCGGGAGAAGGCCGCGGCGGGCCTGTGA
- a CDS encoding metallophosphoesterase family protein has translation MIRVAAVGDIHLGPASAGTLRPAFEKIHEQADLLLLAGDLTRHGTAEEGEVVAREVAGLGVPVVAVLGNHDYQSDQEAEVTAALDRAGVTVLEGEGTVVNVGGVRVGVAGTKGFGGGFAGRSGGEFGEPEMKDFIRYTRRCAEGLRKSLTMLSDADCAVRIALTHYAPVPDTLAGEPLEIYPFLGSYLLAEAIDEGGADLAVHGHAHMGTEHGMTGDGVRVRNVAQPVIGRAFAVYHLPVHAGDGGGDGDVTAGADRVAAH, from the coding sequence GTGATCCGAGTAGCGGCGGTCGGTGACATCCATCTGGGCCCGGCGAGCGCGGGCACCCTGCGACCGGCCTTCGAGAAGATCCACGAGCAGGCGGACCTGCTGCTGCTCGCCGGCGACCTCACCCGCCACGGCACGGCCGAGGAGGGCGAGGTCGTGGCCCGGGAGGTGGCCGGGCTGGGGGTGCCGGTCGTCGCCGTGCTGGGCAACCACGACTACCAGAGCGACCAGGAGGCGGAGGTGACGGCCGCGCTGGACCGGGCGGGCGTCACCGTGCTGGAGGGCGAGGGCACGGTGGTGAACGTCGGCGGCGTGCGGGTCGGCGTCGCCGGGACCAAGGGGTTCGGCGGTGGTTTCGCCGGACGCAGCGGCGGTGAGTTCGGCGAGCCGGAGATGAAGGACTTCATCCGCTACACCCGGCGCTGCGCGGAGGGGCTGCGGAAGTCCCTGACCATGCTGAGCGACGCCGACTGCGCCGTACGGATCGCGCTGACGCACTACGCGCCGGTGCCGGACACGCTCGCGGGCGAGCCGCTGGAGATCTATCCGTTCCTGGGCAGCTACCTGCTGGCCGAGGCGATCGACGAGGGCGGAGCCGACCTGGCCGTGCACGGTCACGCGCACATGGGCACGGAGCACGGGATGACCGGCGACGGGGTGCGGGTGCGCAACGTGGCCCAGCCGGTGATCGGCCGCGCGTTCGCCGTGTACCACCTGCCCGTGCACGCCGGTGACGGCGGCGGCGACGGTGACGTGACGGCGGGGGCCGACAGGGTGGCGGCCCACTAA